In Bifidobacterium scardovii JCM 12489 = DSM 13734, the genomic stretch CAAGGCCTTCGGCTACGACCCGGCCCGGATCGAGCCGGTGAGCGTCGAGATCGCCAACCCGCTGGCAGGCAACCGCCCGTACCTGCGCCGCTCCATCCTGCCGACCCTCGCCGGCACCGTGCAGCTCAACCTGCGCCGCGGACTGGACAACATCAGCCTGTACGAGCTCGGCCACGTCTATCTGTGGGATCCGAACGCGCCGGCCATCCCGGCCCTGCCGGGCGGTGTGCGCCCGACCGACGAGCAGCTCGCGGCGCTTGACGCCGGTCTGCCCGACCAGCCGATGCACGTCGCCGGCATCCTCACCGGGCTCGCCGAGAACAGCGGCTGGCTGGGCGGCCGCCGCGCCGTGGACTGGAGCGACGCCGTCGAGGCCGTCCGCCGCATTGCCGATCGTCTCGGCGCCAAGCTGACCCTCGACCAGCCGGCCGCCGCCGACGTGCCCGTGCAGTGGCACCCGGGCCGCGCCGCGCGCGTGATGGCCGGCGACGTGTTCGTCGGATACGTCGGCGAGCTGCACCCGCACGTCAACGAGGCGCTCGGCTTCCCCGCGCACTCCGCCGCGTTCGAGCTCGACCTGACGGCCCTGTTCGCCACGCTCGACGGCAAGCCGGTACAGGCCAAGCCGATCTCCACGTTCCCGCCCGTCAAGCAGGATCTCGCCTTCACCGTGCCCGACACGGTGAGCGCCGATCAGCTGGAGGCCGTGATCAGCCAGGCGGCCGGCGACGCGCTCGAGTCCATCGAGCTGTTCGACGTGTTCACCGGCGACCAGATCGGCGAGGGACTGAAGTCGCTCGCGTTCGCCGTGGTGTTCCGCGCGCCCGACCGCACGCTGACCGCCGAGGACAGCGAGGCGATCCGCAAGGCGATCGTCGCCAAGGCGGCCACGCTCGGCGCCCAGCTGCGCGCGTGACCGACCGCACACCATATTCCCCGGTGCCCTCCGCACCGGGGAATTATTCATTAGACGTAAGGACGGATATCCCATGACCGACTCCGGAACCGACAACGACAACCAGACGGGAGAGGGGCGGCAGCCCCGGTACGGGCAGTACCAGCAGCCCGAATACGGCGCCATGTCGAGCCAGTTCCCGTCCGGATACGACCCGTACGTCTACGGCAGGCCGGAGCCGGAGCGCGACGCGCAGGCGGGGAGCGGCGCTGCCGCCGAACAGCCGTCCGCACAGCCCATGCCTTCGGGGTCGTATCAGCCGTACCAGCCCTACAGGCCGTATCAGCAGCACCCCGGATACCCCGGATACCGGCGGCCGGGCACCGGCCAGGACGGATCCCCGAACGGGCAGGGGCGCCAGCCCCGGTACATCAACGGCATCGACGTCAACGACCCGGACAAGAACCCGATGTACGGCCGCTGGGACGCCTATTCCGTGATCGCGCTGCTGTGTGCGCTGTTCTTCGCGGTGCCCGTGATGCCTGCCCTGATGGGCGCGATGTCGATGTGGCGCACGCGCACCTTCCATATGAAGGGATTCTGGCTGGGCCTCGCCGCCGTGGTGCTCAACGTGCTGCAGACCATCCTCGTCGTGTGGCTGATGATGCACGGCATGACGGCCGAGGACTACTACCTGCAGCTGCTCAACATGATGCGGGGCTCGGGCGCCGGCACGGGCGGCGACGGCGGCTCGCTGAGCGCCTGAGCGTCTGAGCGCATCGGTGCCGGGCGCGCCCGGCGGGGCGTCGGCCGTGCCGAGCCGTGCGGTGACGGGCGCTCCGCGGCCGACACGAATTGCATAGTTATGCAATGTACTGCATAAAGTGTATAGTCGTATGCAGTTCATGGCCCAGCAAGGAAAAGAGAAGTGACATGGCCAAATACACGGTAGCCGTGGCCGGCGCGACCGGTTACGCCGGAGGCGAGGCGCTGCGCATTCTCGCGGCGCATCCCGACTTCGACGTGACCTGCGTGGCCGGCCATTCGTCGGCGGGGGACAAGCTCGGCAAGCATATGCCGCATATTCCGCAGCTCGCCGACCTGACCGTCGAGGACACCACCCCCGAAGCGCTCAACGGGCACGACGTGATCGTGCTCGCCCTGCCGCACGGCGCGTCGGGCGCGTTGGCGGCCCGGCTCGACCCGGAATCCGTGGTGGTCGACCTGGGCGCCGACCACCGTCTCGAGGAGCGGTCCGCGTGGGACGAGTACTACGGCGGCGACTTCTACGAGCATTGGACCTACGGCATGCCCGAGCTGATCACCGGCCGCCATGCCGACGGAACGTACTCGCGCCAGCGCGAGGCGCTTCCCGGCACCAAGCGTATCGCCGGCCCCGGCTGCAACGTCACGGCCACCACGCTGGCCCTGCAGCCCGGCGTGGCCGAAGGGCTGGTCGACCCGAAGGACATCGTCGTCGATCTGGTCGTCGGATACTCGGGGGCGGGCAAGAACCTCAAACGCACCAACCTGCTGGCGGCCGAGGCCTTCGGTTCGGCGGCGCCGTACTCGGTAGGCGGCACGCACCGCCACATCCCCGAAGTGCTGCAGAACTTCGCCCACGCCGCCGGCCTCGGCGCGTCGGAGGCCTCGCGCTTCACCTTGGGCTTCACGCCGGTCCTGGCGCCGATGGCGCGCGGCATCCTCGCCTCCGTCTCGGCGCGGCTGTCCGACAGGGCGCTGGCGATGAGCGACGACGAGATCCGCGCGGTGTGGACCCGCGCCTATGCCGGCGAGGACTTTATGGTGATGCTGCCGACCGGCGTGATGCCGGCCACCGCCAACGTCATCGGGTCGAACGCGGCGCACCTGCAGGTGGCCGTGGACCGCAAGGCCGGTCGTCTGCTCGCCTTCGCGGCGATCGACAACCTCAACCGCGGCACGGCCGGGCAGGCCGTGCAATCGCTGAACATCGCACTGGGACTTCCCGAGGATGCAGGACTGACCAAGATCGGAGTGGCACCATGAGCGTAACGTTTGCACAAGGATTCTCCGCGGCCGGCGTGGCCGCGGGCATCTCCTCGGTGGCCGGCAAGAAGGATCTGGCGCTGGTCGTCAACAACGGCCCGCTGGACGCGGCGGCCGGCGTATTCACCTTCAACCGCTTCTGCGCGGCGCCGGTGCAGTGGTCGCGCAAGGCCGTGGCCAACGGCCACGTCAAGGCCGTGATCCTCAACTCGGGCGGCGCCAACGCCTGCACCGGGCAGGCCGGATACGAGCAGTCGAAGGCCACCGCCGAGACGGTCGCCGCGCTGCTCGGCACCGAGCCGGGCGACATCGCCGTATGCTCCACCGGCCTGATCGGCGAGCTGCTGCCCCTGGACAACGTGCTTGCCGGGGCGAAGGCCGCGTACGGACAGCTGTCCGACACGGCCGAGGCCGGCGCGGTCGCCTCGCGCGCGATCATGACCACCGATACCAAGCCCAAGACCGTCGAGGTGCAGGGCGCCGGCTACCGCATCGGCGGCATGGTCAAGGGCTCGGGCATGATCGCGCCGCAGCTGGCCACCATGCTGTGCGTCATCACCACCGATGCCGTGGTCGGCGCCGGGCAGCTCCAGGCCGCGCTGAACGCCGGCGTGGACACGTCGTTCAACCGCATCGACGTGGACGGCTGCATGTCCACCAACGACACCGTGCTGCTGCTCGCCTCGGGTGCCTCCGGCGTGGAGCCCGATCCCGACGAGTTCAACGCGCTGGTGCATAAGGCGTGCGCCTCGCTCGCCCGCCAGATCATCGGCGACGGCGAGGGCGCGAGCCACGACATCCGCATCACCGTCACCGGCGCGACCAGCGAGGGCGCGGCCCTGGCCTGCGCCCGCGCCGTGGCCGCCTCGAATCTGCTCAAGTGCGCGATCAGCGGCAACGACCCGAACTGGGGCCGCATCGTCAGCTCGCTGGGCACCGTGCCGCTCGACGTGGCGCCCTACGATTCGGACAAGGTGACCGTCGACGTCAACGGCGTGCGCATCTGCGAGAACGGCGGTGCCGGGCGCGACCGCTCCGAGGTCGACATGACCCCGCGCGAGGTGCACATCGACATCGACCTGAACGCGGGGGACGCCGAGGCCACCGTCTGGACCGACGATCTGACCCACGAGTACGTGCACATCAACGCCGACTACGAAAGCTGACGGCCCGCGCCGCGAGCCGCCTGGCGTCGCCGGTTCCCCCTGCCGGGGAGCCGGCGACGCGATAACAAACGAAAGAAGAACATGGGTAAGGAATTGAAGGGACCCGGATTCCATTTCGACGTGCACACCGACCTGCGCGCCGACCAGAAGGCCGAAGTGCTCATCGAGGCGCTGCCGTGGCTCGAGGAGTTCGCCGGGCAGCGCATCGTCGTCAAGTACGGCGGCAACGCGATGATCGACGACCATCTCAAGCAGTGCTTCGCGGAGGACATGGTGTTCCTGCGCCAGGTCGGCCTGCACCCGGTCGTCGTGCACGGGGGAGGCCCGCAGATCTCGCAGATGCTCAAGGCGCTCGGCATCAAGTCCGAGTTCAAGGGCGGCCTGCGCGTCACCACGCCCGAAGCGATGGACGTGGTGCGCATGGTGCTCACCGGCAAGGTGTCGCGCGAGCTCGTGGGCCTGATCAACGCGCACGGCCCGTTCGCGGTCGGCCTGTCCGGCGAGGACGGCGCGCTGTTCTCCGCGATGCAGCGCAAGCCGGTCATCGACGGCAAGCCCACCGACGTCGGCCTGGTCGGCGATGTGGTCAGCGTCGACGCCTCGGCGGTCGAGGACCTCATCAACGCCGGCCGCATCCCGGTCGTCTCGTCGGTCGCCCCCAACGAGGACGACGCCACCGAGGTGCTCAACGTCAACGCCGATTCGGCCGCCGCCGCGCTGGCCGCGGCGCTCGGCGCGCGCAAGCTCGTGGTGCTCACCGACGTGGACGGCCTGTACGCCGACTGGCCCGACCGCAATTCGCTCATCGGCCGCATCGGCGTGGAGAACCTGCGCGACATGCTGCCCGATCTGGAGAGCGGCATGCGGCCTAAGATGGAGGCATGCGTGCGCGCGATCGACGGAGGCGTGCCCCAGGCGCACATCATCGACGGACGCAAGCCGCATTCCATCCTGAACGAGATTTTCACCACCGCGGGCATCGGCACGATGGTCGTTCCCGAGGATGGTGTGGAAATGAGGAGCTCATATGGCTGCTGAGCAAACAGCTGAGGAAACCCTGGGCGCCGAGGACGCCAAATGGCTGGGGGAGTATTCCCAGGTCCACATGAACGTGTTCGGCACGCCGCTGCGCGTCATGGACCACGGCGCCGGAGCGCACGTCTGGGACGTCGACGGCAACGAATACCTCGACTTCCTGGCCGGCATCGCCGTCAACTCGATCGGCTACGCGCACCCCAAGTGGGTCGCGGCCGTGGCCGAGCAGGCCGCGAAGGTGGCGCACACCAGCAACTACTTCGCCACCGAGCCGCAGATCAGGCTCGCCGCCAAGCTCGTCGAGCTCGCCGGTGCCCCCGCCGGATCGCATGTGTACTTCGGCAATTCCGGCGCCGAAGGCAACGAGGCGGCGATCAAGCTCGCCAAGCTGTACGGCCGCACGCTGCCCGGCGCGCTGCCGGCCATCGGAGGCAAGCCGGCCCGCATCATCGCGCTCACCCACGGATTCCACGGCCGCACGCTCGGCGCGCTGTCGGCCACGTGGAAGCCCGTGATCCGCAAGCCGTTCGAGCCGCTGGTGCCCAACATCGAGTTCGTGGAAGCCGGCGACCCCGTGGCGCTTTACGAGGCCTTCGCCCAGACCGGCAAGGGCCGGTACGGCAAGGGGCCGGTGGCCGCGGTCATCATGGAACTGATCCAGGGCGAGGCCGGTGTGCGCCCGCTCGGCGCGGACTACGTGAAAAAGGCCCGCCAGATGTGCGACAGGAACAACGCGCTGCTCATCATCGACGAGGTGCAGACCGGCATGGGCCGCACCGGCTCCTGGTTCGCGTTCCAGCGCGAGGACCTGTCCGGCGGTATCACCCCCGACATCGTCACCTTCGCCAAGGGCGTGGCCGGCGGCTTCCCGATGGGCGGCATGATCGCCTTCGGCAAGGAGCTGTCCGACCTGTTCACCCCGGGCTCCCACGGGTCGACCTTCGCGGGCAACCCGCTGGGCACCGCAGCGGCGCTCGCCACCATCGGCGTGATCGAGGACGAGCATCTGGTCGCCAACGCCGAGGAGCGCGGCGCGCAGTTGCGTGCCGGCATCATGGCCGCCGGCAACCCGCTGTTCGAATACGCGCGCGGCCGCGGCCTGCTCGACGCCGTCCAGCTCACCCGCCCGTGCGCGCACGCCGCGATGAACTGGGCCCTGGAGCATGGCCTGATCGTCAACGCCGTGGCGCCGGACGCCCTGCGTCTCGCGCCGCCGCTGATCGTCAGCGCCAAGGACGTCGACGACGCCATCGCCATCCTCGCCCAGATCCCCGCCGACCTGCCCAACGACTGATCCGCATGCCTGCCCGGCTCCCCTTCCTTTGGGGAGCCGTCCGCGACGGCGGAGCGGGGGAGGCCCCGCAACCCATCCGTACCAAATCCAAAAGGAGCCACCAATGACCGGTCAACTTCGCCATATGCTGCGCGACGACGATGTGAACCACGAGGAGCAGAAGCAGATCCTCGAACTCGGCATGAAGTTCCGCGCCAACCGTTTCTACCGCCAGCCCTTCGCCGGCCCGCAGGGCGTGGCCGTGCTCTTCGACAAGCCGAGCACCCGCACCCGCTCCAGCTTCTCGATCGGCGTCGCCGAGCTCGGCGGATACCCGCTGGTCATCGACAAGTCCGGCTCCCAGCTCGGGCGCGGCGAACCCGTGGCCGACACCGCCCGCGTGCTCACCCGCATGGCCTACGGCATCGTTTGGCGCACCTTCGGCCAGGACCGCGTCGAGGAGATGGCCCGGTACGCCACCTGCCCGGTGGTCAACGCGCTGACCGACGAGTTCCATCCCTGCCAGATCCTCGCCGACTTCCTGACCATCGCGCAGTTCCGCGGCGGCGTGGACGCGCTGACCGGCAAGACCATCGCCTACCTGGGCGACGCCGCCAACAACATGGCCAACTCCTACCTGCTTGGCGGCGCGGTCGCCGGCATGCACGTGCGCGTGGCCGGCCCCTACGGCTACCTGCCCGACGCGGCGATCGTGGCCGACGCCGAGCGCATCGCCGCCGAGAACGGCGGCTCGATCCTCGTCACCACCGATCCGAAGGAGGCCGTGGCCGGCGCCGACTGCGTGTTCACTGACACCTGGGTGTCGATGGGCGAGGAGGCCGAGTACGCGGTGCGCTCCAAGCCGTTCTGGGATTATCAGGTCAACGACGAGCTCATGGCGCTCGCCAAGCCGGACGCGCTGTTCCAGCACTGCCTGCCGGCGTACCGCGGCAAGGAGGTCACCGCGTCGGTGATCGACGGCCCGCAGTCCGTGGTGTGGGACGAGGCCGAGAACCGTCTGCACGCGCAGAAGGCGCTGCTCACCTGGCTGATCGGCCAGCAGCGAGGCGACGAAAGCCTGCTGGCGTAGCTGGTGCCCATGAGCGACTCCACCCCGTCACTGCAGCGGCCCGCGACGCGCGCCGCGCGTCTGAGCGTCATCGAGAAGATCCTGCTCAGCCACGTCATCACGTCGCAGTCGCAGCTTTCCGGCATTCTCTCCGACGAGGGCATCGACGTGACCCAGGCGACGCTCAGCCGCGATCTCGACGAGATCAACGCGATGAAGACCCGGCTCGCCGACGGCACGATCGCCTATACGGTAGGCGAGCCGCCAAGCCAGGACGCCGGCGAAGCGGGGGTCGGCGCCAAGGCCGAGCTGCAGATGTCCCGCGTGCTCTCCGGGCTGGTCACCTCGGTGGCCTCTGCCAAGAACCTCGTCGTCGTGCACACGCCGTCCGGCGCGGCGCAGTACGTGGCGAGCGTGGTCGACAAGCAGCCGATCGCCGGGGTATTGGGCACCATCGCCGGCGACGACACCGTGATGGTGATCTGCTCGGACGACGGGGTTGCCGCCGACCGGGCGCAGTGGCTGCTCGGCATCGCGTCCAAGAGCTGAACGCGCGCCACACCGACTGCATACTTATACATACCATTGCATATACTTGCATCAGATCGACTTTGAAGAAAGGTAATCATGACCGATAACAAGCGTATCGTCCTCGCCTATTCCGGCGGCCTGGACACCTCCGTCGCCATCTCGTACCTCAAGGAGCGCACGGGCAAGGACGTCGTCGCCGTGTCCCTCGACGTCGGCCAGGGCGGCGAAAGCCTCGAGACCATCAAGGAGCGCGCCCTCGCCTGCGGCGCCGTCGAATCCTACGTGGTCGACGCCCGCGACGAGTTCGCCAACGAATACTGCATGAAGGCCCTGAAGGCCAATGCCATGTACGAGGGCGTGTACCCGCTGGTCTCCGCCATCTCGCGACCGCTGATCTCCAAGCATCTGGTGCGCGCCGCCCACCAGTTCGGCGCCGACACCATCTCGCACGGCTGCACCGGCAAGGGCAACGACCAGGTGCGCTTCGAGGTATCCATCGCCTCGATCGACCCGACCCTGAAGGCCATCAGCCCGATCCGCGACCTGTCGCTGACCCGCGACGTGGAGATCGCCTTCGCCAAGGAGCACAAGCTCCCGATCACGCAGACCGAGAAGAGTCCGTACTCCATCGACCAGAACGTGTGGGGCCGCGCCATCGAGACCGGCTTCCTCGAGGATCCGTGGAACGGTCCGACCAAGGACTGCTACTCCTACACCGACGACCCGGCATTCCCGCCCGTCGAGGACGAGGTCGTCATCGAGTTCAAGCAGGGTGTCCCGGTCAAGATCGACGGCCGCGACGTCACCCCGCTGCAGGCCATCGAGGAGATGAACCGCCGCGCCGGCGCCCAGGGCATCGGCCGCATCGACCTGATCGAGGATCGTCTGGTCGGCATCAAGTCGCGCGAGCTGTACGAGGCCCCGGGCGCGGTGGCCCTGATCGCCGCCCATCAGGAGCTCGAGAACTGCTGTCTGGAGCGCGAGCAGCACCGCATCAAGCGCGACATCGACAAGCGCTGGGCCGAGCTCGTCTACGACGCGCAGTGGTTCTCCCCGGCCGTCCGTTCGCTCAACGCCTTCATCGAGGAGACCCAGCAGTACGTCTCCGGCGAGATCCGCATGACCCTGCACGGCGGCCGCGCCGTGGTCACCGGCCGCCGCTCCGACAGCTCGCTGTACGACTACAAGCTGGCGACCTACGATTCGGGCGACACCTTCGACCAGAAGTCCTCCAACGGCTTCATCGACATCTACGGCCTGCCGTCCCGCGTGGCCGCGGCCCGCGACGTCAAGTTCGGCAACGGCATCGAGGTCCCGACCAACACCGTCGAGTAGTTCGTATCGAGCTTTCGCTCCTAGGCTCCCTCCGTGGCGAGGGGGCCTTCTGTTTTTTGAGCTTTTTCTTTGGGATGAAGACGTCGGAAGATGGAATAATTGATTAGAAGGAATTGCTGCAAAGCATCAAGAGGTCCTTGCTTGATAAGATGTTCATGTGAGGAGGGCCGCAATGGAGACATTCGATATCACGAAGCTCGCCTCATATCGTGAGAACAACCGGATCGAGGCGAAGTCCGCGAAAGGTGGACTCCCGCGCAGCATATGGGAGACATACTCCGTTTTCGCCAACACCTATGGCGGTGTCATTCTGCTTGGCGTCAAAGAGCGCGAAGATGGTACATTCGGGACAGTCGGGCTCACCGCAGCCGAGGGCGAACATCTTCGTCAGGATTTTTGGAATACGGTAAGCAACCGCTCCAAAGTGAGTGCCGTGCTGCCTATCGAATCGGAAGTCGAAGCGCTTGAAGCGGATGATGGCATAGTGGTGGCCATTCATGTTCCGCGAGCTCCGCGTGAGGAGCGCCCCGTGTATATCAACGACAATCTCTTCGCAGGAACTTATCGCCGACGCGGTGAAGGCGACTATCGTTGCACGAGACAGGAGATTTCGGCAATGCTCCGGGATCAAGGGGCCGAAACGATGGATTCCAAGGTACTGGGCGATCTCACTGTTGCTGATTTCAATGCTGATACGGTGCGGGCGTATCGTATCCGTTTTCGCGCGGTCCGTCCGGGTCGCTCTTGGACGGGCCTCGATGACGAGCGTTTTCTGCGCGCTGTTGGTGCGGCAGCGGTGAGCCGTGAAGACGGTAGGCTCCATCCCACGTTTGGTGGCCTGCTGATGTTCGGCAATGACTATGACATTGTGCGT encodes the following:
- a CDS encoding arginine repressor; its protein translation is MSDSTPSLQRPATRAARLSVIEKILLSHVITSQSQLSGILSDEGIDVTQATLSRDLDEINAMKTRLADGTIAYTVGEPPSQDAGEAGVGAKAELQMSRVLSGLVTSVASAKNLVVVHTPSGAAQYVASVVDKQPIAGVLGTIAGDDTVMVICSDDGVAADRAQWLLGIASKS
- the argB gene encoding acetylglutamate kinase; the protein is MGKELKGPGFHFDVHTDLRADQKAEVLIEALPWLEEFAGQRIVVKYGGNAMIDDHLKQCFAEDMVFLRQVGLHPVVVHGGGPQISQMLKALGIKSEFKGGLRVTTPEAMDVVRMVLTGKVSRELVGLINAHGPFAVGLSGEDGALFSAMQRKPVIDGKPTDVGLVGDVVSVDASAVEDLINAGRIPVVSSVAPNEDDATEVLNVNADSAAAALAAALGARKLVVLTDVDGLYADWPDRNSLIGRIGVENLRDMLPDLESGMRPKMEACVRAIDGGVPQAHIIDGRKPHSILNEIFTTAGIGTMVVPEDGVEMRSSYGC
- a CDS encoding argininosuccinate synthase, with translation MTDNKRIVLAYSGGLDTSVAISYLKERTGKDVVAVSLDVGQGGESLETIKERALACGAVESYVVDARDEFANEYCMKALKANAMYEGVYPLVSAISRPLISKHLVRAAHQFGADTISHGCTGKGNDQVRFEVSIASIDPTLKAISPIRDLSLTRDVEIAFAKEHKLPITQTEKSPYSIDQNVWGRAIETGFLEDPWNGPTKDCYSYTDDPAFPPVEDEVVIEFKQGVPVKIDGRDVTPLQAIEEMNRRAGAQGIGRIDLIEDRLVGIKSRELYEAPGAVALIAAHQELENCCLEREQHRIKRDIDKRWAELVYDAQWFSPAVRSLNAFIEETQQYVSGEIRMTLHGGRAVVTGRRSDSSLYDYKLATYDSGDTFDQKSSNGFIDIYGLPSRVAAARDVKFGNGIEVPTNTVE
- the argC gene encoding N-acetyl-gamma-glutamyl-phosphate reductase yields the protein MAKYTVAVAGATGYAGGEALRILAAHPDFDVTCVAGHSSAGDKLGKHMPHIPQLADLTVEDTTPEALNGHDVIVLALPHGASGALAARLDPESVVVDLGADHRLEERSAWDEYYGGDFYEHWTYGMPELITGRHADGTYSRQREALPGTKRIAGPGCNVTATTLALQPGVAEGLVDPKDIVVDLVVGYSGAGKNLKRTNLLAAEAFGSAAPYSVGGTHRHIPEVLQNFAHAAGLGASEASRFTLGFTPVLAPMARGILASVSARLSDRALAMSDDEIRAVWTRAYAGEDFMVMLPTGVMPATANVIGSNAAHLQVAVDRKAGRLLAFAAIDNLNRGTAGQAVQSLNIALGLPEDAGLTKIGVAP
- the argF gene encoding ornithine carbamoyltransferase; the protein is MTGQLRHMLRDDDVNHEEQKQILELGMKFRANRFYRQPFAGPQGVAVLFDKPSTRTRSSFSIGVAELGGYPLVIDKSGSQLGRGEPVADTARVLTRMAYGIVWRTFGQDRVEEMARYATCPVVNALTDEFHPCQILADFLTIAQFRGGVDALTGKTIAYLGDAANNMANSYLLGGAVAGMHVRVAGPYGYLPDAAIVADAERIAAENGGSILVTTDPKEAVAGADCVFTDTWVSMGEEAEYAVRSKPFWDYQVNDELMALAKPDALFQHCLPAYRGKEVTASVIDGPQSVVWDEAENRLHAQKALLTWLIGQQRGDESLLA
- a CDS encoding acetylornithine transaminase is translated as MAAEQTAEETLGAEDAKWLGEYSQVHMNVFGTPLRVMDHGAGAHVWDVDGNEYLDFLAGIAVNSIGYAHPKWVAAVAEQAAKVAHTSNYFATEPQIRLAAKLVELAGAPAGSHVYFGNSGAEGNEAAIKLAKLYGRTLPGALPAIGGKPARIIALTHGFHGRTLGALSATWKPVIRKPFEPLVPNIEFVEAGDPVALYEAFAQTGKGRYGKGPVAAVIMELIQGEAGVRPLGADYVKKARQMCDRNNALLIIDEVQTGMGRTGSWFAFQREDLSGGITPDIVTFAKGVAGGFPMGGMIAFGKELSDLFTPGSHGSTFAGNPLGTAAALATIGVIEDEHLVANAEERGAQLRAGIMAAGNPLFEYARGRGLLDAVQLTRPCAHAAMNWALEHGLIVNAVAPDALRLAPPLIVSAKDVDDAIAILAQIPADLPND
- the argJ gene encoding bifunctional glutamate N-acetyltransferase/amino-acid acetyltransferase ArgJ; translated protein: MSVTFAQGFSAAGVAAGISSVAGKKDLALVVNNGPLDAAAGVFTFNRFCAAPVQWSRKAVANGHVKAVILNSGGANACTGQAGYEQSKATAETVAALLGTEPGDIAVCSTGLIGELLPLDNVLAGAKAAYGQLSDTAEAGAVASRAIMTTDTKPKTVEVQGAGYRIGGMVKGSGMIAPQLATMLCVITTDAVVGAGQLQAALNAGVDTSFNRIDVDGCMSTNDTVLLLASGASGVEPDPDEFNALVHKACASLARQIIGDGEGASHDIRITVTGATSEGAALACARAVAASNLLKCAISGNDPNWGRIVSSLGTVPLDVAPYDSDKVTVDVNGVRICENGGAGRDRSEVDMTPREVHIDIDLNAGDAEATVWTDDLTHEYVHINADYES